Part of the Thermincola ferriacetica genome, TACGTTGATCCTCGTATCAGGACACATTAAGGGGGCTAGGACATTGAGCGGCAGTACAACTCTGGAAATAAAACGAAACAGACTACAGCCCCGCAATGGTAAAAGAGAAAGTAAAGGGTTATGGGGGGATGTATTCAAACGGCTTATCAGGAGCAAAAGTGCCCTGACAGGCCTGATTTTGGTGGCTGTTTTTCTGCTGGTGGCTTTGTGCGCCCCTTTAATTGCCCCTTATGATCCCATTACAGACAGTGACCTGGTGAAAAGGTTGGAAGCGCCAAGCAGCGAACACATTATGGGCCGCGACAGCCAGGGTAGGGATATTTTCAGCCGGATAATTTACGGTGCCCGGATTTCTGTACAGATAGGCGTAATTTCGGTGAGTTTTTCTCTGGTCCTGGGTGTAGTTTTAGGGGCCATTGCCGGTTTCTACGGCAAGTGGCTGGACGGTCTCATCATGCGGCTGATGGACATCCTACTCGCTTTTCCCAGTGTGCTTTTGGCAATAGCCATTACTGCCGTGCTGGGGCCGGAACTGCGAAACGCCATGATTGCCATCGGTGTGGTTTATACGCCGCACTTTGCCCGCATAGTGCGGTCAACAGTGCTGAGTGTCAAGACCACCGAATACATTGAAGCGGCGAGAGCCATAGGCTGCAGTGACCTGCGGA contains:
- the nikC gene encoding nickel transporter permease: MSGSTTLEIKRNRLQPRNGKRESKGLWGDVFKRLIRSKSALTGLILVAVFLLVALCAPLIAPYDPITDSDLVKRLEAPSSEHIMGRDSQGRDIFSRIIYGARISVQIGVISVSFSLVLGVVLGAIAGFYGKWLDGLIMRLMDILLAFPSVLLAIAITAVLGPELRNAMIAIGVVYTPHFARIVRSTVLSVKTTEYIEAARAIGCSDLRIILRHVLPNCMAPIIVQTTLSIGTAILDAAALSFLGLGAQPPTPEWGAMLSDGRSYIQRAPHVMIFPGMAIMFVVLGFNLLGDGLRDALDPRLKR